One window from the genome of Syntrophus gentianae encodes:
- a CDS encoding penicillin-binding protein 1A, translated as MFNPSFHLLRGKGQATGSVLIVLILGLLLILLVGSSILYYVMLRDLPSIAALKEYRPSITTRVYADNNELIDEFYLENRKLVKFSDLPPVVIQAVLSAEDSRFFEHRGFDMQSISRAFFRNLKAGRIVQGGSTITQQVAKTLYLSPEKSYSRKIKEAVLAYKIDRSLSKEEILNLYLNHIYLGHGAYGIEAAAEVYFGKKTRDLNLSEASLLAGLPKAPSSYDPYTNYEGARQRQAYVLTRMLEDGYISEAEKNRVLQTPLLLRSIRPNDRVAAYFIENIRRYILGRYGRDVLYKEGLEVYTTLDIRIQQAARDAVERGLQELESRQGYAPHSVQGALLCMDARTGAIRAMVGGRDFSKSEFNRTTQSRRQPGSAFKPIIYTAAFDRGMTPATYIDDSPISFTDNAGQVWAPKNFDGEFLGPISLHKALVQSRNVVTIKLLQEIGVDYAIAYAANMGITSPLVRNLSLALGSSAVTVQELVRAYGVLANGGRLVEPFMIKKIVDRSGNVFEEHPIKAEQVIDPRIAFLTTQVLQDVVESGTGQRVKNIGRPVAAKTGTTNDMRDAWFVGYTPSLVTGVWVGFDQQRTLGSHEVGGRAAAPIWLYCMEKALAVMPVENFPVPEGIIFARRSEGATPEPFVDGTVPPDWNPVLPAQSPVGTEEPPNEGHDFPLPNEGRLLNPTRTP; from the coding sequence ATGTTTAACCCCTCTTTTCATCTCCTCCGGGGAAAAGGGCAAGCCACCGGCAGCGTTCTGATCGTGCTCATCCTGGGACTCCTGCTGATCCTGCTCGTGGGCAGCAGTATCCTTTACTATGTGATGCTCCGGGATCTGCCCAGCATAGCCGCCCTCAAGGAATATCGTCCGAGCATTACAACCCGTGTTTATGCGGACAACAACGAACTGATCGACGAATTCTACCTGGAGAATCGCAAACTGGTCAAATTCAGCGATCTTCCTCCCGTCGTCATTCAGGCCGTTCTCTCCGCCGAGGATTCCCGCTTCTTCGAACATCGCGGCTTTGATATGCAGAGCATCTCCCGGGCCTTTTTCCGGAATCTCAAGGCGGGAAGAATTGTTCAAGGTGGCAGCACCATCACCCAGCAGGTCGCCAAGACGCTCTACCTCTCCCCGGAAAAAAGCTACAGCCGCAAGATCAAGGAAGCCGTCCTGGCCTACAAGATCGACCGCTCCCTTTCCAAAGAGGAGATCCTGAATCTCTATCTCAACCACATCTACCTTGGCCACGGCGCTTACGGGATAGAAGCGGCGGCAGAGGTTTACTTCGGGAAGAAAACGCGGGACCTCAATCTTTCCGAAGCCTCTCTTCTGGCTGGGCTGCCCAAGGCGCCGTCCAGCTATGATCCTTACACCAACTATGAAGGGGCCCGGCAGCGCCAGGCTTATGTCCTGACGCGAATGTTGGAAGACGGCTACATCAGCGAGGCAGAGAAAAACCGCGTCCTGCAGACGCCTCTGCTGCTGAGATCGATCCGGCCCAACGACCGGGTCGCCGCCTATTTCATCGAGAATATCCGCCGTTATATCCTGGGAAGATACGGCAGGGACGTCCTGTATAAGGAGGGACTGGAGGTTTACACCACGTTGGATATCCGCATTCAGCAGGCAGCCCGGGACGCCGTGGAGCGGGGGCTTCAGGAACTGGAAAGCCGCCAGGGTTATGCCCCTCACAGTGTCCAAGGAGCCCTCCTCTGCATGGACGCCCGGACGGGGGCCATTCGGGCCATGGTCGGCGGCAGGGATTTCAGCAAAAGCGAATTCAACCGCACCACCCAGTCACGCCGGCAGCCGGGTTCTGCTTTCAAGCCCATTATTTACACGGCGGCCTTCGATCGGGGAATGACCCCGGCCACCTATATTGACGACTCCCCCATCTCCTTTACGGACAATGCGGGACAGGTTTGGGCCCCGAAAAACTTCGACGGGGAATTCCTGGGACCGATCTCGCTGCACAAAGCCCTCGTTCAATCCCGCAACGTTGTAACGATCAAGCTGCTGCAGGAAATCGGCGTGGATTATGCGATTGCCTACGCCGCCAATATGGGGATTACGTCACCCCTCGTCAGGAATCTTTCCCTTGCCCTGGGCTCCTCTGCCGTGACCGTGCAGGAACTGGTTCGCGCCTATGGCGTCCTGGCCAATGGGGGCAGGCTAGTGGAGCCTTTCATGATCAAAAAAATCGTGGATCGGTCCGGAAATGTTTTTGAAGAACACCCCATCAAAGCGGAACAGGTCATCGATCCCCGGATCGCCTTTCTGACGACCCAGGTTCTGCAGGATGTCGTGGAAAGCGGCACCGGCCAGCGCGTCAAGAACATCGGCCGCCCGGTCGCCGCCAAAACGGGAACGACCAATGACATGCGGGATGCCTGGTTCGTCGGATATACGCCATCGTTGGTCACCGGCGTCTGGGTCGGCTTCGACCAGCAACGGACCCTGGGCAGCCACGAGGTGGGAGGCCGCGCGGCTGCGCCGATCTGGCTTTACTGCATGGAAAAGGCTTTGGCCGTCATGCCTGTAGAAAATTTTCCCGTCCCGGAAGGAATCATTTTTGCCCGGCGAAGCGAAGGGGCGACTCCGGAACCTTTTGTTGACGGAACCGTACCCCCCGACTGGAATCCCGTCCTACCCGCGCAAAGCCCCGTGGGTACTGAGGAACCACCCAATGAGGGGCACGATTTTCCCTTACCGAACGAAGGGCGCCTATTAAATCCGACAAGAACTCCGTAG